The proteins below come from a single Mucilaginibacter mali genomic window:
- a CDS encoding ferredoxin--NADP reductase has protein sequence MLQLRVEAIRWEAADIATYFLSELSGRKVNYRAGQFITLVFDHHEKELRRSYSISSSPDEDLLAITVKRVANGELSRFLLGHAKVGDVWHAAEPAGRFTLGDYPGERDIFFFAAGSGVTPILSQLKYLLNRDGASKLHLIYSNRNNRSILFKTELDALMQQHPERLNIIYLLSDDGRRLNNVIAERLVNENLRFGVQRALFYLCGPFDYMRMVRLTLKFMGIPDAHIRKENFVLDTVAVVTPKATFAPHKVRIELGDETYDIITGENQSILQAALQNNIPLPYSCRAGICSSCAVKCKSGEVRMTANEVLTDADLADGWVLTCTGYAMGDDVVVTSPNPIAIGSSPKSNSP, from the coding sequence ATGCTTCAGTTAAGGGTCGAAGCCATCAGGTGGGAGGCTGCGGATATAGCAACTTATTTTTTGAGTGAACTGTCGGGCCGTAAGGTAAATTACCGGGCCGGGCAGTTCATTACTTTGGTGTTCGATCATCATGAGAAAGAACTGCGCCGATCGTACTCCATCAGTTCATCACCTGATGAAGACCTGTTAGCTATTACCGTTAAACGCGTCGCTAATGGCGAACTGTCCCGGTTTCTGCTTGGGCACGCCAAAGTTGGCGATGTATGGCATGCTGCCGAACCTGCGGGACGGTTTACATTAGGCGACTATCCGGGAGAAAGAGATATCTTCTTTTTCGCTGCCGGCAGTGGCGTTACACCCATCCTGTCGCAACTGAAGTATTTGCTTAACCGTGATGGGGCAAGCAAGTTGCACCTTATCTACAGCAACCGTAATAACAGATCCATTCTGTTTAAAACGGAGTTGGATGCCTTGATGCAGCAACATCCCGAAAGGTTAAATATCATATACCTGCTAAGTGATGACGGCCGCCGATTAAACAATGTGATAGCCGAGCGCCTGGTAAATGAAAACTTGCGCTTCGGTGTGCAGCGGGCGCTATTCTATCTCTGCGGCCCGTTTGATTATATGCGGATGGTGCGCCTGACCCTAAAATTTATGGGTATACCCGACGCGCATATTCGTAAGGAGAATTTTGTGCTGGATACGGTTGCCGTGGTAACCCCAAAAGCCACATTCGCTCCGCATAAGGTGCGTATTGAACTGGGCGATGAAACTTACGATATCATTACCGGCGAAAATCAGTCCATCCTGCAGGCGGCGTTGCAAAATAATATTCCACTGCCCTACAGCTGTCGTGCGGGTATCTGTTCATCCTGCGCGGTGAAGTGTAAAAGCGGTGAGGTGCGCATGACTGCTAATGAAGTACTAACGGATGCCGACCTGGCCGATGGCTGGGTGCTGACTTGTACAGGGTATGCAATGGGGGATGATGTGGTGGTTACCTCTCCTAATCCGATAGCTATCGGATCCTCTCCGAAGAGTAATAGCCCATGA
- a CDS encoding zinc-binding dehydrogenase, which translates to MKAIVLESKENPVVCKDIPKPTLQAGEVLVQIKAAALNRRDYWITINKYAGIKYPTILGSDGSGIVTEVGSDDDRHWIGQEVIINPSNNWGDSPEYQGKDFKILGLPDDGTFAEFVKTEAQYLRPKPAHLNWEQAAALPLAGLTAFRALFTKGRARKGDKVLIVGVGSGTGTFVLQYAVAAGCQVFVTSGTGEKIEQARALGAAAGVNYKAQDWAAQLKQLAGGFDVVIDSVLGEGFGPILDLCNPGARIVTFGATMGDTPPVNGRKIYWKQLQLIGTTMGTQEDFNAMTDFVAAHEIVPVIDEVFPLADAKKAIDKMGNSSQFGKIVLRA; encoded by the coding sequence ATGAAAGCAATAGTTCTCGAATCGAAAGAAAACCCCGTAGTATGCAAAGACATACCCAAACCCACCCTGCAAGCCGGCGAGGTACTGGTGCAAATAAAAGCCGCCGCGCTTAACCGCCGCGATTACTGGATCACCATCAACAAATACGCGGGTATTAAATACCCGACTATTCTTGGTTCGGATGGTTCGGGCATTGTGACCGAGGTGGGCAGCGATGACGACAGGCACTGGATAGGGCAGGAGGTGATTATCAACCCATCAAACAACTGGGGCGATTCGCCCGAATACCAGGGCAAGGATTTTAAAATATTAGGCCTGCCTGATGACGGCACTTTTGCCGAGTTTGTGAAAACTGAGGCGCAATACCTGCGCCCTAAACCGGCACATTTAAACTGGGAGCAGGCCGCGGCATTACCGCTGGCGGGTTTAACCGCATTCAGGGCCTTGTTTACCAAAGGCCGTGCAAGAAAGGGTGATAAAGTATTAATTGTAGGCGTGGGCAGCGGTACAGGTACCTTTGTGCTGCAATATGCCGTTGCGGCCGGTTGCCAGGTGTTTGTAACATCGGGCACGGGCGAAAAAATAGAACAGGCACGTGCCTTAGGCGCGGCAGCAGGCGTAAACTATAAGGCGCAGGACTGGGCAGCTCAGCTAAAACAACTGGCCGGTGGGTTTGATGTGGTGATAGATAGTGTGCTGGGCGAAGGTTTTGGTCCCATCCTGGATTTATGCAACCCAGGCGCGCGCATAGTTACCTTTGGCGCTACCATGGGCGATACGCCGCCGGTAAACGGTCGCAAGATCTACTGGAAGCAGCTGCAACTGATAGGTACCACCATGGGTACACAAGAAGATTTTAACGCCATGACTGATTTTGTAGCAGCGCATGAAATAGTACCTGTGATAGATGAAGTATTCCCGCTGGCTGATGCCAAAAAGGCCATTGATAAGATGGGCAACTCATCGCAATTTGGTAAAATAGTTTTGCGGGCCTGA
- a CDS encoding superoxide dismutase, with the protein MAFELPALPYATDALEPHIDKMTMEIHHGKHHQAYVTNLNKALEGKPEATAKIEDIVKNISKYPPAVRNNGGGHYNHSLFWTLLSPSGGGEPTGELAEAIKSTFGSFGELKTKLSEAGATRFGSGWAWLIVTADKKLAVTSTPNQDNPLMDLPEVTKGTPILGIDVWEHAYYLKYQNRRPDYLAAIWNVINWNHVAELYAKAK; encoded by the coding sequence ATGGCATTTGAATTACCGGCGTTACCTTACGCTACCGACGCCCTGGAACCACACATTGATAAAATGACCATGGAAATTCACCATGGCAAACACCACCAGGCTTATGTTACCAACCTTAACAAAGCCTTGGAAGGCAAGCCAGAGGCTACCGCTAAAATTGAAGATATCGTAAAAAACATTTCTAAATACCCACCTGCTGTGCGCAACAACGGTGGTGGCCACTACAACCACTCGCTGTTTTGGACGCTGTTATCGCCAAGCGGCGGCGGCGAGCCTACAGGCGAACTGGCCGAAGCGATTAAAAGCACTTTTGGTTCGTTCGGCGAGTTGAAAACCAAATTGTCTGAAGCTGGTGCTACCCGCTTTGGTTCGGGCTGGGCATGGTTAATTGTTACTGCCGATAAAAAACTGGCCGTAACATCAACCCCTAACCAGGACAACCCATTAATGGACCTGCCTGAAGTAACCAAAGGTACCCCCATTTTAGGTATCGACGTTTGGGAACACGCTTATTACCTGAAATACCAGAACCGCCGCCCGGACTACCTGGCCGCTATCTGGAACGTAATTAACTGGAACCACGTAGCCGAGCTGTATGCTAAAGCTAAATAA
- a CDS encoding MBL fold metallo-hydrolase, with protein sequence MHRRQFINTGLLSAGALALFKNSSFAALMQQQTYQFKPLRNNMGIFTEQGGTIAWLSNKDGIVVVDAEFPAPATHVIAELQKQSDKPFQYLINTHHHGDHTAGNISFKGIAKNVVAHANSLANQKDAAQKANNDDKQLYPDITFTDNWKAKVGDESIRTHYWGPGHTNGDAMIHFENANIVHTGDLVFNRRYPVIDPAHGASVRNWSVVLGKAQKQFSKDTLFVFGHAFDPQKVTGTMDDLKAMQNYMDRLIDLVSAQIKAGKTKEEVLTITAIPGVDDWQGQGIKTSLGAAYDELKTP encoded by the coding sequence ATGCATCGCCGTCAATTCATCAACACCGGGTTATTATCAGCAGGCGCGCTGGCGCTTTTTAAAAACAGCAGCTTCGCCGCTTTAATGCAGCAGCAAACCTACCAGTTTAAGCCGCTGCGCAACAACATGGGCATATTTACAGAGCAGGGCGGCACCATCGCCTGGTTATCTAATAAAGACGGTATTGTTGTGGTTGATGCTGAGTTTCCGGCACCGGCAACGCACGTAATTGCCGAATTGCAAAAACAATCGGATAAACCTTTTCAATACCTCATCAATACCCATCACCACGGCGATCATACCGCCGGTAATATTTCATTTAAAGGTATCGCGAAGAATGTGGTAGCGCACGCCAACTCGCTTGCCAACCAAAAGGACGCCGCCCAAAAAGCTAATAATGATGATAAACAGCTATATCCCGATATCACCTTTACCGATAACTGGAAAGCCAAAGTTGGCGATGAAAGTATCCGCACGCACTACTGGGGCCCTGGCCATACCAACGGCGATGCCATGATCCATTTCGAGAACGCCAATATCGTCCACACCGGCGATTTGGTGTTTAACCGCCGCTACCCGGTGATAGATCCGGCGCATGGCGCATCGGTACGCAACTGGTCGGTTGTGCTGGGCAAAGCGCAAAAGCAGTTCAGCAAAGACACGCTGTTTGTGTTCGGCCATGCATTCGACCCGCAAAAGGTAACCGGCACCATGGACGATCTGAAAGCTATGCAAAACTATATGGACAGGCTGATTGACTTAGTAAGCGCCCAGATAAAAGCCGGCAAAACCAAAGAAGAAGTATTGACGATCACGGCCATCCCCGGTGTGGACGATTGGCAGGGACAGGGCATTAAAACCAGCCTTGGCGCGGCTTATGATGAATTAAAGACCCCCTAA